The Onthophagus taurus isolate NC chromosome 2, IU_Otau_3.0, whole genome shotgun sequence genome includes a window with the following:
- the LOC139429083 gene encoding uncharacterized protein, with the protein MDFVDDACVALLAVRHLRKKRRQRRYSVHPINRNRFTNGQFHTLHITLRENEDKFFAYYRMTPSTFDTLCNNVKNTVSKKNWNIMQRITVQERVAITLRFLATGNSFRSLAFEYRVGVSTVSNIIRETCCAVWNTMVNEFLAEPTEEQWKKISDDFFRNSNFPNCIGALDGKHIRIVKPPHSASLYYNYKHFFSIVLLGLVDSNYCFTAIDVGAYGKSGDSNVFKNSSLFKRIQSNTLNIPEDNIILQTKIKTPMVIVADDAFGCSKHVLRGYSRKNLSVRKRIFNYRLSRARRYVECAFGILANKWRIFHTAINLDPDFVTDVVKAACILHNFVIRKDNHGSHNNDEVQDFQFDNIEPIATGGGSNIALATREKFADYFVSSVGALSWQYDYI; encoded by the exons ATGGATTTCGTTGATGATGCTTGTGTAGCATTACTAGCTGTCAGACatttaagaaagaaaagaagacAGAGGAGATATTCTGTTCATCCAATAAATAGAAATAGATTTACTAACGGACAGTTTCACACGTTACATATAACATTACGCGAGAATGAAGATAAGTTCTTTGCTTATTACCGTATGACACCTAGTacatttgatacattatgcaataatgttaaaaatacggtctcaaagaaaaattggaatattATGCAAAGAATAACTGTTCAAGAAAGGGTAGCAATAACACTCAG ATTCTTAGCAACGGGCAATTCCTTCAGATCATTGGCATTTGAGTATCGTGTTGGTGTATCAACTGTGTCCAATATTATTCGAGAAACATGTTGTGCTGTATGGAATACTATGGTGAACGAGTTTTTAGCGGAACCCACAGAAGAACAGTGGAAAAAAATTTCAGACGATTTCTTCCGGAATAGCAATTTTCCAAATTGTATTGGAGCCCTCGATGGTAAACATATCAGAATTGTTAAACCACCACATAGTGCTTCTTTATACTacaattataaacattttttctctaTTGTGTTACTTGGTTTGGTAGATAGCAATTACTGCTTTACGGCCATTGATGTAGGTGCATATGGAAAAAGTGGAGATAGtaatgtattcaaaaattcttcGTTGTTTAAGAGAATACAAAGCAACACGTTAAACATTCCGGAAGATAACATTATACtccaaacaaaaataaaaacaccaATGGTGATTGTAGCAGATGATGCCTTCGGTTGTAGTAAACATGTTTTAAGAGGTTATAGCAGAAAAAATTTGAGCGTCAGAAAGAGAATATTCAATTACCGACTTTCGAGAGCAAGGCGTTATGTTGAATGTGCCTTTGGAATCCTTGCTAATAAGTGGAGAATTTTCCATACTGCAATAAATTTAGATCCCGACTTTGTTACAGATGTTGTTAAGGCAGCTTGTATACtacataattttgtaataagaaAAGATAATCATGGGTCGCACAACAATGACGAGGTACAAGATTTTCAATTCGATAATATTGAGCCTATTGCGACTGGAGGTGGTTCAAATATTGCATTAGCTACGAGGGAAAAATTTGCCGACTATTTTGTGTCCTCTGTAGGTGCACTTTCTTGGCAATAtgattacatttaa